In Rhodopirellula bahusiensis, the genomic stretch TGTGCTCGACATCAAAGTGCTTTTGGTTGGTCAGCCAAATCCCCAACACGGTCACGACGATCAGGCCTGACTCGTGAGCGATCATGTTGCTCAGTGCGAACAGCAACAACGCGAGCGACAGCGCGGTCACGCCGTGCAAATGATCGGGCACCCAATAGCGACGAAGAGCCTGGGTCAACAGCGCACCGCCAGCGACGCCTAGGCCAACTCCGATTGTCCCGGTGATGGCGAGCGACATCAACGCGCTGGATAAGTGAGGTGCCGATTGGGCCACCACGACCTCCTCGAACACCAGCACAGCCAACACCGCACCGATTGGATCAATCACGATCCCTTCCCACTTCAGTGTCGATGCGACTCGGCGACTCGGTTTCACTTGCCGAAGCAACGGTCCAATCACCGTTGGACCGGTCACAACCAAGATGGCTCCCAACAAAAAGCTGAGGTGCCAACCAAACGCGAGGATCCAGTGGATCGCCAGTGTGTTGCCAAAGAATGCCAGCGCCGCCCCGACGGTACAAAGTCTCAGCGATGAAGACCCCGACTCGCGAAGCTCGCCGAGCTTCAGCGTCAGGCCACCCTCGAACATGATGATCGCAACGGACAACGAAACCAGCGGGAACAAAATGTTCGGTCCGGCCGTCTCATCGCCGCCCGTCAAATCGGCCAGCAAAGCATCGGGCTGGACAACAAAGTGCCCCAAGCAAACCCCAAACAGAAGCAGCAACAAAATGCTGGGCAACTTCGTTCGCCACGCCAACCACTGTGCCGTCACACCAAGGGCGGGCACAAGGGCGAGGTAAATCAAGAAATCCATGTGGCGGATGCGTCGACGTAAGAAAGCGGAGAATAGAAACCGCTCACAGGATATCTGCCCACGCGGGCGCCGGACAGCACCGACGCAAATCGATCATGGATTGGGGACGGAAAGTCCACCCTGAACGAACGTCACGCCGTCAAATGCTGCGGACTAGCGACGCCTCACCGTCCCTCAGTAGGTCGGAACCGTCACGATCGGTTGGTCCTGATACAGCTTGATCGATGGCAGAGTGATTCCGCGTTTGGCAGCCTCGTACTTCAGCGCCCGCTCGAAAAACGGGAACGGATAGTGCGAGTCCCGGCGGATCGCATAGCGCTCAATCGCGACGACCAAACGCAGATCCAACTTCCGCTCGTTGACTCGTTTGGTGATCTCCAACAAGTAATCTTGCTGGGGCTGAGTCGTCGCATGCAATCGGTTGACCAACCGCTCGTACAACTTGGCGGTGGAATCGCCCTGCGTACCGAGCCGAGTGCGAGTCGTGATTTGAGCCATCGCAGACGGAGCGTCCGCAAATCCCAAACCCAGACAAACGAACAAGGAAGCGATGAAATAGCGGTGGAGTCGAGCCAACATGATGCGACCAAATTTCGCGGAAACACGTGCGAGAATTCTCGGACTGCACCGCTAGCAAAAACTCCGGCATCAGATCAAGGCCGATCATTTGGCCGGCAAGGTTAGAGCGCACCTCGCGGTTTGCGATTGGCATGGCGTTAGATTTTGGAAGTGGTCAGAATCCCGACTGGCAGGTTCAAATCAGGCTAGCAGGGAGAGCTGGGATGGCACTTTCGGATAAAGATCGCAAGCGGGCGGAGGAATTGGCTCGTGAGTTAATGAAAATCACGGGTGGGCGAATCAAGCCCGATGGGGTCTCCAAGACCTTCGCGGAAATTGAAGAAGAAGCCATCGAAGTGACTGACATCGTCGCCTCGGCACTGATCAAGCAAACCGCCAAAGACGCTCCCGATGCCCCCACACAGTGCCGTTGTCCTGAATGCAAAGCGGTCCCCGGTGACCGCGGCGAGGACGATGAACCGATCGTCCTGCTGACGGATCGCGGCGAGGTCGACTTCCTCACCAAAGGTTACTTTTGCCGGCGATGTCGCCGGTCTTTTTTTCCCTCAACTCGCTGAACTGGGACTCCGTGTCGAAGCCACCGTCAGCCCACGCGTGGAACAAAAAATGGTCTACGCCGGAGCCGGTTCGACCAGCTTTGAGCAAGCACGTAAGGACCTTCTTCATCTGGCCAACCTCGAGATCAAAACCGAGCGTGTCCGTCGCGCCACTACGCGTAACGGCAAAGCTCGGCTCGCACTGACGCGTCTTCTTGAACAAGCGTTTCTGGAAAAAACGATCCCCGAACAGTTGCGTGGTGGACCGGCCGATCAAGAGGCTCCACCGATTGCTGCGGTCATGTGCGACGGCGGGCGCTACCAACGATTCGATCGCGGCGAGGCCAAGCCGGAGTCGGGGAGCTTCTGGCGTGAAAGCCGCGTCGCATGCTTGCTTTCAATGACCGCGGCGAGCTATGGCAATGATCCTGGGTCGGACCTGCCAGACTTTTTGAAAGACGTCAGCATCGCAAAGAAACTCGCGGAAATCGGGCAAGTTCAGGGAGAAAACCCGGTGGCTCAAAAGCAAACCGATCAAGATCAAGACTCACCTTGGGAGCGTGGTGAGATGCTCTCCAAAGAAGTTGTCGCCAGCAGTCGAAACTGGAAAGAGTTCGGTTCTCAAGTGGCAAGTCAGGCTTGGTACCGCGGCTTCGGCAAAGCAACGCACAAGGTGTTTGTCTCGGACGGCTCATCAGCGATTGAAGAACTCCAAGCGGCTTGGTTCTCAGACTACACCAGCGTGCTGGACATCATGCACGCACTGTCGTATTCACTCGCGGCGGCCCGCGCGATTCACAGCGATCGAGACACGGCCTGGCAGTGTTATCAACAGTTCGCCACTTGGATTTGGCGAGGCGAAGTCGACCAAGTGATCGCTTCGCTTGCCGAGCATCAACAGCAACTCGGCGAGCCACCGGCGGATGCAAGCGAGAGCGACCCAAGGGAGATCGTTCGACGCTCACGCGTCTACTACAGTAATCACCGCAGTCGGATGAACTATCCTCTGTACCGAGAGAAGGGATATCCGCTGACGAGTTCGATCATGGAGTCGACCGTCAAACAAGTCAGCCGACGAGTCAAAGGCACCGAGAAATTCTGGTCCAGTGAGGGCGGCGAAGCGGTGCTGCAATTACGCGGCGACTACCTCAGCACCAGCGATCCGATGGTCGCACACTGGAAACGAGCCATTGCCGCCGCAAACGGCTTCCGAACCTACCGACTGTCCGCATGATCACGCAAACCGCAAGGTGCGCTCAGCTCAGGCAGGCCGGCTAATCCCCTTGGAAACGCCGGAACACCCGGCACCCGGTTGAAGTGAATCAGGCGATGCGTTCGTGGCCCCAGCCGAACAATCGGTTTCCAATTCACCTAGAATGCCAGCTGCCTCCCCCACACCAGCACGACGCAAGTCGCCGTGTCCCCGCATCCTCCCACCTCGCCCACACACCATGCCAAGCAATTCCGCCGTCTCTCAAGCATCGCCGTCGTGGCCGCACCTGCGATTGCCCCAAGCCTTCCTGTTGCTCTTCGCTTCGATCGTCGCGTTTGCAAATTTCGCTGACTCCGCGAGTGCCCAAACATCCCGACCAAACGTCGTGATGCTGCTGGCGGATGACTTGGGCTACCGCGATGTGGGTTGCTATGGCGGTCCCGTTCAGACACCCACGATTGACCAATTGGCCGCGGGAGGCACTCGGTTCGAACAGTTCTATTCAGGTTGCGCTGTTTGCTCACCTTCGCGAGCCACGTTGATCACCGGTCGCCATCACATTCGCGCCGGTGTCTACAGTTGGATCCACGATGAATCGCAGAACTCACACCTACGCCTGAGAGAAACCACGCTCGCCGAAGTGATGCGAGACGCCGGCTACGCGACCGCTCACGTTGGCAAATGGCACCTGGGACTGCCAACTGAAGAACGCAATAAACCGACTCCGGACCAACATGGTTTCGATCATTGGTTCGCAACGTGGAACAACGCCGAACCCAGCCATCACAACCCCGTGAACTTCATTCGCAACGGGGAGCCAGTCGGCAGATTAGAAGGCTACTCCTGCCAACTGGTCGCCGACGAAGCGATCGGCTGGATGGATCGTCACCGCGAATCGGAACCCGAACAACCGTTTTTCCTGAACGTTTGGTTTCACGAACCCCACGCCCCCATCGCGTCGCCCGATGAGATCACGCAGAAATATGGGAAGGTCAATGACAAAGCCGCGGTCTACTCCGGAACCATCGACAACACAGACCAAGCCATCCAGCGTCTGCTCGCAAAACTGGACGCAATGGGCGTTCGCGAAAACACGCTGATCATTTACGCGTCCGACAACGGCAGCTACCGAACCGACCGAGTCGGCAATCTTCGCGGACGAAAGGGTGCCAACTGGGACGGTGGAATTCGCGTGCCAGGCATCTTCCACTGGCCCGGGCACATTCCCGCCGGTGTTGTCTTGGACCAGCCCGCTGGTTTGGTCGATGTGCTGCCGACGATTTACGGGCTGCTGAATTTGGAAACACCGAAAGTTCATCTCGACGGCAGCGACCTCACGCCTTTGCTGACCGGTCACGCCGATTCATTCGCACGTCATCAACCACTGTTCTGGCATCTACAACGTTCCAAGCCGATTGTTGCGATGCGAGACGGCGACTACTCGCTGGTCGGATTTCGTGACTATGAGATGTCGAACAACAACATGTTCGACGAGAAATGGATCCCAACGATCAAAACCGGGACGTATCACAACTTCGAGCTCTACAACTTGAAAGACGATCCAGGGCAAACCAAGAATCTGGCCGAAGAGCAACCCGAGCGAGTCGAAGCGATGAGGCAACAAATGCTTCAGATCAACGCCAGCATCATGAAGGACGCAATGGACTGGCACCTCGGCATGGAATAAAAATCCGTAGCTCGGTGTCCCCCACCGAGAATTCGTCGCCGAAATCATGATCGTCTCGGTGGAGACCACCGAGCTACAGGCTTCCGTCGTTTACAGCGACGTTGGTCGGTCTTCGATCCGTTTCAGAATGTCGCGGATCTCGATCAGCGTCGTTTGAACATTCGCGTCCACGGCCACATCGGGTTCCGTGGCCGAGGTCAATCGAGCGGGTTCGCCACCGGTCACCGCGTCACGTTGCTTCAATACCGCATCGCGAAAGGCTCGACCGTTTCTGATGCCAGTCAGCCGGACCAGCGACCCCGGTCCGGATTGGCCAGCCGTCTCGACACTGACGGCCTCCAAGTCCAACGCACGCATGATCGGACCTTGAACCAACCCCAAGTCCGTGATCCGATCCAGCGGCACCGTTTTCTCTTGTCGAACCAAGACCCCGCGACTGACTTTGAGCGTTCGCTCCGTCAGCGTGCAGCGGTGGCTTTTCAAATACAGCCCCGACACGTACCAAGCGATCGGAATGATCAACGGTGCCAAGGGGATCAGAACGATCGTCAAAAACGTGGTCAGAACCGCACTGATCAACCAATACGTTTTGACTTTCGGATTGAATTCCGCTTCCCAAAGGACAGTTTCATCGGAGTCGTTCATCGTTGGGGCGAGCCAGTTTCAAGGAGCGAGTGACAGAACAAACGCTCTTCGTTCCTGATCACCCGATCTTGGCAACGCATCGTCGATTCCGCGAAAGAAACCCGGTGGTTCTGCTGGCGGCCACCTCTCCCGCACCGAAGTCGTGCCGTTTTGAAGTGCTGTGCCAGTAACGCCTTGAGAACCCCGCCCGTTGCAAGAGGTCGTGCAGTTTTGAAGTGCCGTGCTCGCAAGGTTGAAATCACCCTCCTGAACGCAGTTGGGGAGGGTCGGAATGCGAGCGTTCAGCGAGAATTCCGGGGAGGGTAGTGCGCGCCTTTTCCTATGCTCGGCCCTCACCCTCGCGTACGCCTGAACGGCGTCACTCGACCTCTCCCCAAACTTCGTTTCGGGAGAGGTGCGCCGTGTAAAAATCTGCCGAAAAGCGGTATCAGAAAACTGCACGCCCTCGCAAACGGGAGGGGTCGGAAAGCGAGCGTTCAGCGAAATTTCCGGGGGAGGGCAATGCACGCCGCTTCCCATGCTCGGCCCCCTCCCTCGCGTACGCCTGAACGGCGTCGCTCGACCTCCCCAAAACTTCGTTTCGGGAGAGGTTCTCAAATGCTGATAACCGCTAAGCAGGTCGGCAGGAATGATTGGGTAGAACCTCACGTAGGCGAGTCTCTCTGAGACTCGCAAATAACAGCGTCTCGGAGAGACGCCGCTACGTGACCAAGGCCAGTGACTCCCGCTCACAGCCTGAAACGGCTCAATCTCTCAGGAGAGAGGACGATCCGGCATCTCTCGTTTCATGTGCTCGAATGCTTTCGGAGTCGCCAATCGTCCGCGGCGAGTCCGCACCAACAACTCGCTTCGCAACAAGAAAGGTTCGACTTCGTCTTCGAGCGTGTCCGAGCTGACGTTCATCGTATGAGCAATCGCGTCCAAACCAGCCGGACCGCCCAAGAAGACTCGCATCAGCGTGTCCAAGTAATTGCGATCCTGTTTGTCGAGCCCCAAGTTATCGATGCCGATCATGTCCAACGCCGCTTCGCAGATCCTTGCCTCGACGTTCCCGTTCGCTTTGCTTTGGGCGTAGTCTCGAACCCACAGCAATCGATTGTTGGCCAAACGAGGTGTGCTGCGGCTTCGGTCCGCGATCACGCCGGCTGATATTGGATCGACTTCAATGTTCAGCTTCTTCGAATTGCGCAGCACGATCTCCGCCAACTCGTTTCGCGTGTACCAACCCAGGTGCTCACGGATTTGAAAACGATCTCGCAGAGGTGCCGTCAACATCCCGGCTCGCGTCGTCGCACCGATCAACGTGAAAGGTTCCAAACTCAGGTTCAACGTTCGCGCGTTGACACCTTCCCCCAGCACAATGTCGATTCGAAAATCTTCCATCGCGGTGTACAGGTACTCTTCGATTGCTCGCGGAACACGGTGGATCTCATCGATAAAAAGCACCGATCCTCGCGAAACATTTGTCAGGTAAGGCAGGAGGTCCCGCGGTGCCTTCAGTCCGGCGCCGTTGGCCATTTGAACCGTGGTGTTCATTTCTGTCGGGATGACGGTCGCGAAAGTTGTCTTGCCCAATCCCGGCGGACCATCGAACAAAATGTGGCCCAGCGGTTCGCCTCGCACCTGAGCCGCATCGATCGCGATTCGCAGCCGTTCAATCACGTCCTGCTGTCCGACCATTTCCGTCATTCGCTGAGGACGCAGATTGGCATCGGGTTCGGGACCGTCGTTGGATTCCTCCCCGCCCCCGGCAGCACCGATTCCAGGTGGCAGGCCGTCCTCAGGTGGATCCCCGCCGGGGTCCGGATTCGATTGTTGGTAAATTGCTTCGCGAGCCATCAGGCGATCAATCAAATGGTTTCAGGCAATGAAATGTGTCCGGAACGACTCCAATCCGTCCGGAAAGTTCTGCTACTGTAACGGTCCGCTGGCAACCCGCGAAGCGACAAACCCAATCGAACCAACGATGACGTCCACCGATCCATCCGATCTCGACCCGTCCGAGCCCCACGATTCGCCCGTCCGAGCCGAAGAAATCGCTCGGTACGAGCCCTATTTGCGAATGTTGGCCCGGATGCAGATGCGAGCCAGCTACAAAGCTAAATTGGGTGCCTCCGACATCGTTCAGCAGACGATGATGCAAGCTGTCGCGGCCATCGATCAGTATCGCGGCACGACGGAAGCCGAATGGCGGGCTTGGTTGCGAAAGATTTTGGTGCGTCAAATGTGCCATCTGGATCGAGACCTGCACCGCGACAAACGAGACATCCGCCGCGAACAATCGATGGAACAGCGGGTCGCTCAATCGTCCATGCGTCTGGAAGGCTTGCTGGCCGGCGACGTCGGCACGCCCAGCCAACACGCCATGGTGGGCGAATCGTTGCTCTCGTTGGCCGACGCCATCGAATCGTTGCCGGATGCTCAGCGTGACGCGATCGCAATGCACTACCTCGAAGGATTGAAACTGTCCGACGTCGCCGAACGGATGGACAAGACCACCGGATCGGTCGCCGGATTGCTGCACCGAGGCATGAAACAATTGCGACAGAACTTCCATGAATGAGCCATCCAATTCGCCGGAAGAAGAGCAACCGGTAAACGATTTACCTGAGACCGATGCCCCAGAAAACGAAATCGAACTCGACAATGAGTTTGATGACGATGAAGAAGGCTTCTCGCTCGAACAACTTGGGGCCGCCTACGCCCGCGTCGCCGCGATGTCAGAAAGTGGTGACGATGCGCCGGCAGATTTGGATCCAGCCGAACTGTTGCGTTCCGAACCAGAAGCGAAGGGCGGCAACGATGAATCCGGTGAAGACTTCGTTGAGGAAGACCCGGATAGCGATGAAGCTCTCGCCGTCGCGGCTCAAAGTTCCGCCGAGTCCGACTCTGCCGCTGATCACGCGGCCTCTCCCGAAGCGATCGTGGAAGCGGCTTTGTTCGTCGGGCACCCCGAAAACTTGCCGCTGACACCGCCACGCCTGGCATCCATCATGCGAGGATTCTCGCCCGAAGAAGTCGTCGAAATCATCGACAACCTGAACACGTCTTACCGAGCCGAACGGCAAGGCATGCGAATCGTCGAACAAGACGGCGGATACCGCATGGTCTTGGCACCCGAAGTCGAAAACGTTCGCGCTGCGTTCTCAGGAAAAATTCGCGAAACGCGACTGAACCAAGCCGCCGTCGAAGTGCTTTCCTTGGTCGCTTATCAGCCCGGCATCACTTCCGCTCGGGTCACCGACTTGAGAGGACGTGACAGCGGTTCACTGCTGAACCAAATGGTGCGGCGGCGTCTCGTCGAAGTCAAACGGGAACCCGGCGAAGGCACCGACAAACTCGTCTCGCGGTTTTATCCCGCCGAGCGATTACTCGTTCTCTTAGGACTCGAAACCATCGACGACTTGCCGCACGTCGAGGAAGCCAACATGTGAGTCGCAGTCCGCCTCGGTTCGCCGAGCAGCGATCGCTCGCTGACGGTTTTCCTGGCGGATCAACTGACCACAAGCCGCTTCGATGTCATTGCCCAAACTGTATCGAATCGTTGTCTTCAAACCGGACGCCTTCAAGACATCCGCAAACGATTCAATCGTTGGTCGCGGCGAGGCTTTCAAGTGCGGCGAGGCTTCGATCGAGTTGTACGGGATCAAGTTTACGTGCACGCGAAGATTGGCGATCCAATCGATCAGCCGCTTGGCGTCTTCCGCTGAATCGTTCACGTCGCGAAGCATCAAGTACTCGATCATGAATTCGCGATCTTGGATCGCTTGAATTTCCTGGATCGTGTCGTGCAATTGCGTCAGTGAAGCCTTCTTGCCGAGCGGAATGATCTGCTGCCGAGTCGCTTGATCGGCGGAATGCAAACTGAGTGCAAGGTTCAAACGAGGAAAAGTTTTCGCCAGCCGCAGCATCGCAGCGGGCACGCCGACCGTGGACACCAACACCGTCGAAGGCGAGCGAGCGAAATGGTCCGCCGCAGTTAGCAACCGGATCGCTTCAGTCACGTTACCTTCGTTGTGTAGAGGCTCGCCCATGCCCATGAAGACAATGTTGCTGAGCCGTCGATCTTCGGCTCGAAGAATCTGTCCCGCCTGAACGACTTGGTCCAAGATTTCTTCGGTCGCCAAATTTTTTGCGATGCCCATCTTTCCGGTCGCGCAAAAATCACACGCCGCCGCACATCCAATTTGGCTGGAAACGCACAACGTCGTTCGCCCGGTCGCGATCCGTAGGATCACGGATTCGATCAGCAATCCCGATTCGGTTTCGAACAGCAATTTGGTCGCACCATCGATCTCGGAATCCATCCGCTGGTACAGCTTCAGCGAGTGAAGCTCGATCGCGTCCGCTGCTGGAAACCGATTCAAGACCAGCTCATCCGGCTCGAACTTCTTCAGCAAATCATTGCGAAGTTTCCGCAACACCTGAGGATCCAACCGAAGAGCCCGCCGCAGCGATTCCATCTCATCGGCTCGAAACAGTCCAGTGGAGGCGGGTGCGGTGGTCATTCCGGGCTTGCGTGTTTACTAGGTGGAGGAACGCCAAACGGAGGGGCGTGCCGTGGCGGTTTCGCGATGGAAACCTGTTAGATTGTGAGCGTTCGTAAGGAAACATAGAAAAGCCCATCCTGATTTTCTGTCAACAATTGAAATCCAAAGAATGAATCTCCGGCGACACCCTCTTTCATTTTGTTTCGCGATTTGCCTCGGCTGTTTGGCAACGGTGGCCCAAGCTCAACGGGATCTGACTGACATCCCCGAACCGGACCCGGTCGCCGAAGCCGCGGCGATGAAGCTGGATTCCGGCGCCGCAGTCAATCTATTTGCCGCGGATCCAGCGATTCGAAAACCGATCCAAATGAATTTCGACTGCACCGGCGCCCTGTGGGTCGCCAGCAGCAAGTCGTACCCCCAAGTCAAACCGGGTGAAATCCCCAACGACCAAATTGTCGTGCTGCGAGATTTAGACAATGACGGCGTCGCCGAATCCAGCACCGTTTTCGCCGACGGATTGCTGATTCCCACTGGCGTGATTCCGGATGGGCCGCATGCCGCCTATGTCGCCGCCAGCACCGAACTGCTGTACTTCGAAGACACCGACCACGATGGAGTCGCCGACGAACGCCGGATCGTGCTCAGCGGCTTTGGAACCGAGGACACTCACCACTTGGTTCACACGCTTCGCTGGGGCCCGGATGGATGTTTGTATTTCAATCAATCCATCTACATTCACTCGCACATCGATACGCCCGATGGAACCAAACGTTTGGACGGCGGCGGGATTTGGCGTTACCGCCCCAGCACCGGACAACTGGACGTCTTTTGCAAAGGCTTCATCAATCCTTGGGGACACATCGTCGACACGAACGGCGAGTCCTTCGTTTCCGA encodes the following:
- a CDS encoding sulfatase-like hydrolase/transferase, which codes for MLLADDLGYRDVGCYGGPVQTPTIDQLAAGGTRFEQFYSGCAVCSPSRATLITGRHHIRAGVYSWIHDESQNSHLRLRETTLAEVMRDAGYATAHVGKWHLGLPTEERNKPTPDQHGFDHWFATWNNAEPSHHNPVNFIRNGEPVGRLEGYSCQLVADEAIGWMDRHRESEPEQPFFLNVWFHEPHAPIASPDEITQKYGKVNDKAAVYSGTIDNTDQAIQRLLAKLDAMGVRENTLIIYASDNGSYRTDRVGNLRGRKGANWDGGIRVPGIFHWPGHIPAGVVLDQPAGLVDVLPTIYGLLNLETPKVHLDGSDLTPLLTGHADSFARHQPLFWHLQRSKPIVAMRDGDYSLVGFRDYEMSNNNMFDEKWIPTIKTGTYHNFELYNLKDDPGQTKNLAEEQPERVEAMRQQMLQINASIMKDAMDWHLGME
- a CDS encoding PH domain-containing protein; the protein is MNDSDETVLWEAEFNPKVKTYWLISAVLTTFLTIVLIPLAPLIIPIAWYVSGLYLKSHRCTLTERTLKVSRGVLVRQEKTVPLDRITDLGLVQGPIMRALDLEAVSVETAGQSGPGSLVRLTGIRNGRAFRDAVLKQRDAVTGGEPARLTSATEPDVAVDANVQTTLIEIRDILKRIEDRPTSL
- the ruvB gene encoding Holliday junction branch migration DNA helicase RuvB — its product is MIDRLMAREAIYQQSNPDPGGDPPEDGLPPGIGAAGGGEESNDGPEPDANLRPQRMTEMVGQQDVIERLRIAIDAAQVRGEPLGHILFDGPPGLGKTTFATVIPTEMNTTVQMANGAGLKAPRDLLPYLTNVSRGSVLFIDEIHRVPRAIEEYLYTAMEDFRIDIVLGEGVNARTLNLSLEPFTLIGATTRAGMLTAPLRDRFQIREHLGWYTRNELAEIVLRNSKKLNIEVDPISAGVIADRSRSTPRLANNRLLWVRDYAQSKANGNVEARICEAALDMIGIDNLGLDKQDRNYLDTLMRVFLGGPAGLDAIAHTMNVSSDTLEDEVEPFLLRSELLVRTRRGRLATPKAFEHMKREMPDRPLS
- a CDS encoding sigma-70 family RNA polymerase sigma factor, giving the protein MTSTDPSDLDPSEPHDSPVRAEEIARYEPYLRMLARMQMRASYKAKLGASDIVQQTMMQAVAAIDQYRGTTEAEWRAWLRKILVRQMCHLDRDLHRDKRDIRREQSMEQRVAQSSMRLEGLLAGDVGTPSQHAMVGESLLSLADAIESLPDAQRDAIAMHYLEGLKLSDVAERMDKTTGSVAGLLHRGMKQLRQNFHE
- a CDS encoding SMC-Scp complex subunit ScpB gives rise to the protein MNEPSNSPEEEQPVNDLPETDAPENEIELDNEFDDDEEGFSLEQLGAAYARVAAMSESGDDAPADLDPAELLRSEPEAKGGNDESGEDFVEEDPDSDEALAVAAQSSAESDSAADHAASPEAIVEAALFVGHPENLPLTPPRLASIMRGFSPEEVVEIIDNLNTSYRAERQGMRIVEQDGGYRMVLAPEVENVRAAFSGKIRETRLNQAAVEVLSLVAYQPGITSARVTDLRGRDSGSLLNQMVRRRLVEVKREPGEGTDKLVSRFYPAERLLVLLGLETIDDLPHVEEANM
- the rlmN gene encoding 23S rRNA (adenine(2503)-C(2))-methyltransferase RlmN encodes the protein MTTAPASTGLFRADEMESLRRALRLDPQVLRKLRNDLLKKFEPDELVLNRFPAADAIELHSLKLYQRMDSEIDGATKLLFETESGLLIESVILRIATGRTTLCVSSQIGCAAACDFCATGKMGIAKNLATEEILDQVVQAGQILRAEDRRLSNIVFMGMGEPLHNEGNVTEAIRLLTAADHFARSPSTVLVSTVGVPAAMLRLAKTFPRLNLALSLHSADQATRQQIIPLGKKASLTQLHDTIQEIQAIQDREFMIEYLMLRDVNDSAEDAKRLIDWIANLRVHVNLIPYNSIEASPHLKASPRPTIESFADVLKASGLKTTIRYSLGNDIEAACGQLIRQENRQRAIAARRTEADCDSHVGFLDVRQVVDGFES